The nucleotide sequence CCAAAGTGGGTTTGTGTTTGGATCGTTAGACTGATACTCTAAAGTTACGTTATCATCGTTAGATGTTAAAACTCCATCAGCAACTGCAGATTCTACAGTGGATTGAGAAAGACTTGGGTTTACATCTGCAAGTCTCATTCCTAATCTAAGTTTAAGGGAGTTGGCAAATTTTACCCATTTACCCATATCTCCTTTAAAGATAACATCTGCACTAGTGTACCCTTGTCCAGCGTTAAGTAAAGCATTTACGCTATTTAATCTTGAAACAAGATCTTCGTAGATTGCCATATCATCATCAAACTTAGGCTGAGGAAAAGCATCTGCTTGAACTGCTTCAGTGTAAGGGATATCTCCAAAAGAATCCACTAAAACATGCCATGCGTAAACTTCAACTACTTCTAGTTGACCTAAACGTGCATCAATTTCTGCTTGTTCAAGTTCTCCGTTTTCTCTTACTACTCTTTTAGCATCCTGAAGATCAAAGATCACATCTCTGTAAAATTCTGACCATACTGCATCTGGATTTTGACGAGCTGTAAAATCATAATTTGGTTCATCTAAGTACGTAGTAGTAGTTAGATATTGCCCGAAGAATCTAAATAAAGGTTCGTTAACGTTTGGGCTAGCCATATAATCCTCTAGACTTACCGTAGCATTCGTGAATAAAAAGTCTGAAGCTACCTCTGTTGGATTTTTAGGATCCCTGTTATAATTCTCATATTTCTCATCACTCTGACAGGACCAAAGCATTGCGAGCGCTGAAACAGCAACAATATATTTTTTCATATTTTTTTAATTAAAAGTTAAGTTTAACACTTGCACCAATCTCTCTCATTGTTGGATAAGCACCAGACTGATATCCTTGTACGTTTCCAGAACTTAAACCAGCTTCAGGATCAGAGTAAGGAATGTTCTTGTCTATGATCCAAAGGTTACGTCCAATTAATGCGATAGAACCGCTAGTAAATGGAGTTGAATCTAAGATCTTATCTCCAAAAGTATAGGTTACGTTCGCTTCTCTTAATTTTACGAATCCAGCGTCATACACATGCTCTGCACTAGGAGCTCTAGCGTACCCGTAAGGGTTTGCATATGTAGAAGCATCTGCTCTAACAGTGTTTGGAGAAGTATTAGTTACTTGGTAAGATCCATCAGGATTAAATGTAACCTGTCCTTGAACTCCGTCTAAAAGAACTCCACCAGAATTAGCAGCGTATGTTCCATCTTCATTTCTAACTACAGCATCTCTTACAGGATTACCTAAGTTATTGTCACCTACACTACTTGCATAGATACCAGTTGCTCTACCATACCAAGAATCAAGAGAGAAAATATCTCCACCTTTTTGGATATCGATTAGGAATCCTAAAGATAGGTTCTTGTATGCTAAAGTGTTTTGAATACCTCCAGTCCAATCTGGTTGGAAATCTCCGATAATGTAGTTTGAATTTGGAGTTTTTACGTAGTAACCATTAGCGTTAATTAATTTATTTCCGTCATTGTCATAAACAAAGTCAGAACCTCTAATAGTACCGTAAGGTTGTCCAGGAACAGCGTTAATAGAAATTCCACCTTGAGGAGAAGCTAATTGAAGGTTATCAATACCATCTGTTAACTCAAGTACAGTACTTTCGTTTTTAGCCCAGTTGATAGTCATATTCCAGTTAAAGTTCTCTGTTCTAATTGGGTTAAGGTTTAAAGAAACTTCAAAACCTTTGTTCTCAATAGTACCTGCGTTCAACAATTTAGAAGTAAATCCTGTTGCAGTAGAAACTGGTACCGGAGTAATTTGATCTTCAGTTTGGTTGTTGTAGTAAGATACATCAAATCCAACTCTTCTGTTGAAGAAATCTGCCTCTAAACCAAATTCGTAAGAATTAGTACGCTCAGGTTTTAAAGCTGGATTCTTTAAACTTCCGTTGTTACTCGCTACACCTGCACCATCAAAAGGAGCATATACAGTGTAAGTATTAAATACATTGTAAGGATCTGTGTCATTACCAACTTCAGCGTAGTTAGCTCTTAATTTCGCAAAGTTTAACCACTCTCCATCAATAATGTTAGAAAGGATAATACTTGTAGAAACAGAAGGGTAATAGAATACGTTATTATTGTCCTCTATAGGAAGCGTAGAAGAACGGTCTCTACGGATAGTTCCTTCTAGGTAGTAAGTATTTAAATATCCTACTCCACCTCTTGCATAGATACCATCTAACATTCTTGTGTTTTCGTACTCTAATGGAGGATTCATTGGGCTTGCACTGTTGCTTAAAGCGTAGAAACCTGGAGCGTTAAGACCACCATTTGTGGATGCTCTAATAGAATTTCTATCATTTCTTCTTAAGTTGAAACCAATGTTACCATCTAAGTTAAGATCTTCTGTAATGTCCTTGTTAATGTTAAGGATAAGATCATAGTTATATTCTGCAGCTCTGTTGTTGTAACGCTCGTATTTAGCGATATCTGCACTTCCTACGTTAATTCTTTCTTCTTGAAGTTCATCATAAGTATCAAAAGAGAATCTACCTAATAAGCTAAATACATCGTTGAATTCATAAGAAAGGTTTACGTTTCCAAAATATCTTGTACGAGTATCAGTTTGATAGTTTTCGTAGAATGTCCAGTAAGGGTTGTCTGAATATATTGGGGATAGGTCACTTGGACTGTTTGGGTTCCATGTAATGTTCTCTCCAGTAGCTTCATAAGCTCTTCTTTGTTCTTGCCAGTCTACGTTGGTTTGAAACCATTGTCTAAATTGTTGCATGATGTTTAAAGAACTGTATCCAGTACCATAACGACCTTTACCATTTGTTTTAGTAAAAGTAATGTTGGTTTGAGCGCTAAATTTATCTGTGAAATCGTGAGATCCACTAAATTTCAATGTATTTCTCTTAATGTTAGAGTTAGGTAAGTTACCTTCTTGATTTAAGTGAGTTCCACTAATTCTAAAAGAACTCTTGTCTGTTCCACCATCTAAAGCTACAGAGCTTATTGCAGTAAAACCAGTTTGCCAGATCGAGTTTGGATCATTAGCTCCTGCAACCCAAGGAGTTGCTTGCTGGTAGGTATCCAATTGTGGATAAATAGAATTCCACTGGTAGATGTTTCTGTTTGGGTCAAAAGCTGCACCAAAAGAAGCATCTTCAGTAAATGGAGTAGACTCATCTAAGATACCATCACCATCTACATCGTATAGGTTGAAATATCCATCTTCAGAATCATAATATGGTCCGTATCCAGCACCATATTGTTTTTGATATTCAGGAAGTGTTTCCATATCTGCATTGCTCACAGTAAGTGAAGATTGTACAGATACTCCAATTCCTTTTCCTTTTTTACCTTTTTTAGTCTCAATAATTACAACACCGTTAGCTGCTCTTGCTCCGTATAATGCAGTTGCCGCAGCACCTTTTAATACGTTAATAGATGCAATGTCATTCGGGTTGATATCTGAAGCAGCGTTACCATAATCGTAACCACCTCCACCACCACGTTGTGTAGCGTCGTTGGTGTTTATGTTACTAACAGGAGTACCGTCAATAACGAAAAGAGCTTGGTTGTCTCCAGTTAAAGAAGAACTACCACGAATTACAACGTTGGTAGAACCACCCATTGTTCCAGAGCTTTTAACGTTTAGACCTGCAACTTTACCAGAAAGAGAGTTTACAAAGTTTTGACTTGGATTGTCTGAAACTTCATCACCACTAACTTCTTGTGTGGCATAACCAAGAGACTTTTTCTCTCTTTTAATACCCAAGGCGGTAACAACTACCTCATCTAGTTGAGCAGAATCTGCTTCTAGAGTTACATCT is from Gillisia sp. Hel1_33_143 and encodes:
- a CDS encoding SusC/RagA family TonB-linked outer membrane protein, with amino-acid sequence MKTKFSKILTLLLAFVVQVTFAQQQPITGTVVDESGVPIPGVNIIVKGTTNGVQSDFDGNYSIQASRGDVLVFSFIGLKKAEYPVGDSATVDVTLEADSAQLDEVVVTALGIKREKKSLGYATQEVSGDEVSDNPSQNFVNSLSGKVAGLNVKSSGTMGGSTNVVIRGSSSLTGDNQALFVIDGTPVSNINTNDATQRGGGGGYDYGNAASDINPNDIASINVLKGAAATALYGARAANGVVIIETKKGKKGKGIGVSVQSSLTVSNADMETLPEYQKQYGAGYGPYYDSEDGYFNLYDVDGDGILDESTPFTEDASFGAAFDPNRNIYQWNSIYPQLDTYQQATPWVAGANDPNSIWQTGFTAISSVALDGGTDKSSFRISGTHLNQEGNLPNSNIKRNTLKFSGSHDFTDKFSAQTNITFTKTNGKGRYGTGYSSLNIMQQFRQWFQTNVDWQEQRRAYEATGENITWNPNSPSDLSPIYSDNPYWTFYENYQTDTRTRYFGNVNLSYEFNDVFSLLGRFSFDTYDELQEERINVGSADIAKYERYNNRAAEYNYDLILNINKDITEDLNLDGNIGFNLRRNDRNSIRASTNGGLNAPGFYALSNSASPMNPPLEYENTRMLDGIYARGGVGYLNTYYLEGTIRRDRSSTLPIEDNNNVFYYPSVSTSIILSNIIDGEWLNFAKLRANYAEVGNDTDPYNVFNTYTVYAPFDGAGVASNNGSLKNPALKPERTNSYEFGLEADFFNRRVGFDVSYYNNQTEDQITPVPVSTATGFTSKLLNAGTIENKGFEVSLNLNPIRTENFNWNMTINWAKNESTVLELTDGIDNLQLASPQGGISINAVPGQPYGTIRGSDFVYDNDGNKLINANGYYVKTPNSNYIIGDFQPDWTGGIQNTLAYKNLSLGFLIDIQKGGDIFSLDSWYGRATGIYASSVGDNNLGNPVRDAVVRNEDGTYAANSGGVLLDGVQGQVTFNPDGSYQVTNTSPNTVRADASTYANPYGYARAPSAEHVYDAGFVKLREANVTYTFGDKILDSTPFTSGSIALIGRNLWIIDKNIPYSDPEAGLSSGNVQGYQSGAYPTMREIGASVKLNF
- a CDS encoding SusD/RagB family nutrient-binding outer membrane lipoprotein; its protein translation is MKKYIVAVSALAMLWSCQSDEKYENYNRDPKNPTEVASDFLFTNATVSLEDYMASPNVNEPLFRFFGQYLTTTTYLDEPNYDFTARQNPDAVWSEFYRDVIFDLQDAKRVVRENGELEQAEIDARLGQLEVVEVYAWHVLVDSFGDIPYTEAVQADAFPQPKFDDDMAIYEDLVSRLNSVNALLNAGQGYTSADVIFKGDMGKWVKFANSLKLRLGMRLADVNPSLSQSTVESAVADGVLTSNDDNVTLEYQSNDPNTNPLWEDFVQSGRSDFLASETIVDYMNALEDPRREVYFDENIAGGYVGGDYGGSNNFGSFTHIGDPFLDPTREGILIDYAEVEFNLSKAADLGYNVGGDAESHYNAAITASLEYWGISSDAIDAYLGQSSVAYDGSVEQYATQYWIAMFDNPFQGWSVWRLYDAPALNLPTDSGTFVPLRYTYPVDEQNLNNANYIDAATAIGGDDAQTPVFWDVSSPDQSTYDGGTE